Proteins from one Gammaproteobacteria bacterium genomic window:
- a CDS encoding thioredoxin domain-containing protein, translated as MSTTGNRLAAQTSPYLLQHAGNPVDWHPWGEEALRLAREQDKPILL; from the coding sequence ATGTCCACGACAGGAAACCGCCTGGCCGCGCAAACCAGTCCCTACCTGCTTCAGCACGCCGGCAATCCGGTCGACTGGCACCCCTGGGGCGAGGAGGCACTGCGACTGGCCCGCGAACAGGACAAGCCCATCCTGCT